A genomic window from Gammaproteobacteria bacterium includes:
- the atpG gene encoding F0F1 ATP synthase subunit gamma: protein MAVGKEIRTKVKSVQNTQKITRAMEMVAASKMRKAQDRMKASRPYADKIRNVIHHLAQSHPEYRHSYMQDREVKRVGFIVVSSDRGLCGGLNSNLFRASLKSLRGWADQGVGIDVCAIGSKATGFFRRLGSNIAAQTSHLGDAPRISDMIGTIKVMLDAYDKGEIDRLYVVYNKFVSTMSQDPQIEQLLPIQAEEKKEYAHHWDYLYEPEAKDVISDLLTRYVESLVYQAVVENVACEQSARMVAMKAASDNAGDLIDELNLAYNKARQAAITQEISEIVSGAAAV from the coding sequence ATGGCAGTCGGTAAAGAGATACGCACCAAGGTCAAGAGCGTCCAGAACACGCAGAAGATCACCCGCGCCATGGAAATGGTGGCGGCGAGCAAGATGCGTAAGGCGCAGGATCGCATGAAGGCGTCACGCCCTTATGCGGACAAGATTCGCAACGTGATTCATCACCTGGCGCAGTCGCATCCGGAATACAGGCATTCCTACATGCAGGACCGTGAGGTCAAGCGTGTGGGCTTTATTGTAGTGTCCAGTGACCGCGGTCTGTGTGGCGGCCTGAACTCCAACCTGTTTCGCGCCTCCCTCAAGTCACTGAGAGGCTGGGCGGACCAGGGTGTGGGGATTGACGTATGCGCGATCGGTTCCAAGGCCACCGGTTTCTTCAGACGCCTGGGCAGCAACATCGCCGCGCAGACCTCTCATCTGGGTGATGCCCCGCGCATCAGCGACATGATCGGTACCATCAAGGTGATGCTGGATGCCTATGACAAGGGCGAGATCGATCGTTTGTACGTGGTGTACAACAAGTTTGTGAGCACCATGTCGCAGGATCCGCAGATCGAGCAGTTATTGCCGATCCAGGCCGAAGAGAAGAAAGAGTACGCCCATCACTGGGACTATCTCTACGAGCCGGAAGCCAAGGATGTGATTAGCGATCTGTTAACCCGTTACGTGGAGTCACTGGTCTATCAGGCCGTGGTGGAAAATGTGGCCTGCGAGCAGTCGGCACGAATGGTGGCCATGAAGGCCGCGTCGGATAATGCCGGTGACCTTATCGATGAATTGAATCTGGCTTACAACAAGGCCCGCCAGGCCGCGATCACTCAGGAAATTTCCGAGATCGTCAGTGGCGCAGCAGCCGTATAA
- the atpA gene encoding F0F1 ATP synthase subunit alpha, whose translation MQLNPSEISELIKQRIEKFDVSTEARNEGTVVGITDGIVRIHGLSDVMLGEMIEFPGNTFGIALNLEQDSVGSVVLGAYEHITEGDKVKCTNRILEVPVGPGLLGRVVNSLGVPIDGKGAIDASSYEPIEKVAPGVIERKSVDQPVQTGLKAIDAMVPVGRGQRELIIGDRQTGKTAVAIDAIINQKGTGVKCIYVAIGQKASSVAAVVRKLEEHGALAHTIIVAATAADPAAMQYIAPYAGCTMGEYFRDRGEDALIVYDDLTKQAWAYRQVSLLLRRPPGREAYPGDVFYLHSRLLERASRINAKEVERLTNGEVKGKTGSLTAFPIIETQAGDVSAFVPTNVISITDGQIFLEADLFNAGIRPAINAGLSVSRVGGAAQTKIIKKLGGGVRLDLAQYRELAAFAQFASDLDESTRKQIERGQRVTELMKQLQYSPLSVAEMAFSLFAANEGFLDDVDVKKVVAFEAALHSFLRANAADLLAKINASGDFNDEIAGEMTAAITKFKASGTY comes from the coding sequence ATGCAATTAAATCCGTCTGAAATCAGCGAGCTGATCAAACAACGAATTGAGAAATTTGACGTCTCCACCGAGGCGCGTAACGAAGGCACTGTGGTGGGTATCACCGACGGTATCGTGCGCATCCACGGGTTGTCCGACGTGATGCTGGGTGAAATGATCGAATTCCCCGGCAACACATTCGGTATCGCGCTCAATCTGGAACAGGACTCTGTCGGTTCCGTGGTGCTGGGTGCCTACGAGCACATCACGGAAGGCGACAAGGTGAAGTGCACCAACCGCATTCTGGAAGTGCCGGTCGGTCCGGGTCTGCTGGGTCGCGTGGTGAACTCCCTGGGTGTGCCCATTGATGGCAAGGGCGCGATTGATGCGAGCAGCTATGAGCCGATCGAAAAGGTTGCGCCGGGCGTTATCGAACGCAAGTCGGTTGATCAGCCGGTGCAGACCGGACTGAAGGCGATCGACGCCATGGTGCCGGTCGGTCGTGGCCAGCGTGAGCTGATTATCGGTGACCGCCAGACGGGCAAGACCGCTGTTGCCATCGATGCCATCATCAATCAGAAGGGCACCGGGGTTAAGTGTATCTACGTAGCTATCGGCCAGAAGGCCTCTTCCGTTGCCGCCGTGGTGCGCAAGCTGGAAGAACACGGTGCGCTGGCGCATACCATCATCGTCGCCGCGACGGCTGCCGATCCTGCGGCCATGCAGTACATCGCACCGTATGCCGGTTGTACCATGGGTGAGTATTTCCGCGACCGCGGCGAAGATGCCCTGATCGTGTATGACGATCTGACCAAGCAGGCCTGGGCCTATCGTCAGGTTTCCCTGTTGTTGCGCCGTCCGCCAGGCCGTGAAGCCTATCCGGGCGACGTGTTTTATCTGCACTCCCGCCTGCTGGAGCGCGCCTCTCGCATCAATGCGAAAGAGGTGGAACGTCTCACCAATGGTGAAGTGAAAGGCAAGACCGGATCACTGACCGCTTTTCCGATCATCGAAACCCAGGCGGGTGACGTGTCGGCCTTCGTGCCGACCAACGTGATTTCCATCACTGACGGACAGATCTTCCTTGAAGCTGATTTGTTTAACGCCGGTATCCGTCCTGCCATTAACGCGGGTCTGTCGGTGTCGCGTGTGGGTGGTGCGGCGCAGACCAAGATCATCAAGAAGCTGGGTGGCGGTGTGCGTCTCGATTTGGCGCAGTATCGTGAACTGGCGGCCTTCGCGCAGTTTGCCTCCGATCTGGATGAGTCCACACGTAAGCAGATCGAACGTGGCCAGCGTGTTACCGAGCTGATGAAACAGTTGCAGTACTCGCCGCTGTCGGTTGCTGAAATGGCATTTTCGCTGTTTGCCGCTAACGAAGGTTTCCTCGACGACGTCGACGTGAAGAAGGTGGTGGCTTTTGAGGCCGCACTGCATTCCTTCCTGCGCGCCAACGCGGCCGACCTGCTTGCCAAGATCAATGCAAGCGGTGACTTCAACGATGAGATCGCCGGTGAAATGACCGCGGCCATCACCAAGTTCAAAGCGTCTGGCACTTACTAG
- a CDS encoding F0F1 ATP synthase subunit epsilon → MPMTMHVDVVSAEEEIFSGPATMLFAPGAMGDLGILPRHAPLLTRIKPGEVRIVTEQGAEELVLYVSGGMLEIQPESVTILADTAQRASDLDEAAALQAKERAEKLLSDQKSDVDYAAASAELAEAMAQLQAIARLRKKVGH, encoded by the coding sequence ATGCCTATGACTATGCATGTAGACGTCGTAAGTGCCGAGGAAGAGATCTTTTCCGGCCCGGCCACAATGCTGTTTGCGCCGGGTGCGATGGGTGATCTGGGTATTTTGCCCCGTCACGCGCCGTTGCTGACACGCATCAAGCCCGGTGAAGTGCGGATTGTCACCGAGCAGGGTGCCGAAGAGCTGGTGCTGTATGTCTCCGGCGGAATGCTGGAGATTCAGCCCGAGTCCGTCACCATTCTGGCGGATACCGCCCAACGCGCCAGCGACCTCGATGAGGCGGCAGCGCTGCAGGCCAAAGAGCGTGCCGAGAAGCTGTTGTCGGACCAGAAGTCCGACGTCGACTATGCCGCAGCATCGGCAGAGCTGGCCGAGGCCATGGCCCAATTGCAGGCCATCGCCCGACTGCGAAAGAAGGTCGGCCACTAG
- the atpD gene encoding F0F1 ATP synthase subunit beta, protein MSSGKIVQIIGAVVDVQFPRDSMPKIYDALKLNDVDLTMEVQQQLGDGVVRAIAMGTTDGLKRGMEVSGTGAAIQVPVGQGTLGRIMDVLGRPIDQAGEVPAEKYMPIHRKPPTFDEQSASLDILETGIKVIDLVMPIAKGGKIGLFGGAGVGKTVTLMELIRNIAVEHSGFSVFAGVGERTREGNDFYYEMEEGGVLDKVALVYGQMNEPPGNRLRVALTGLTMAEHFRDEGREVLLFVDNIYRYTLAGTEVSALLGRMPSAVGYQPTLAEEMGALQERITSTKTGSITSFQAVYVPADDLTDPSPATTFAHLDATLVLSRQIAELGIYPAVDPLDSTSRQLDPLVIGDEHYGVARAVQGTLQRYKELKDIIAILGMDELSEEDKLSVNRARKLTRFFSQPFFVAEVFTGAPGKYVSLKDTISGFKSIVNGEFDSLPEQAFYMVGGIEEVIEKAKTLS, encoded by the coding sequence ATGAGTTCAGGAAAAATCGTACAAATCATCGGCGCTGTGGTCGACGTACAATTCCCGCGTGATTCCATGCCGAAGATTTATGACGCGCTGAAGTTGAACGACGTCGATTTGACCATGGAAGTGCAGCAGCAACTGGGTGACGGCGTGGTTCGCGCCATTGCCATGGGCACTACCGATGGTCTGAAGCGCGGCATGGAAGTATCCGGTACGGGTGCAGCGATCCAGGTGCCAGTAGGTCAGGGCACGCTGGGCCGTATCATGGACGTGCTGGGTCGACCCATTGACCAGGCGGGTGAAGTACCGGCTGAAAAGTACATGCCGATTCATCGTAAGCCACCGACCTTTGATGAGCAGTCCGCCAGTCTGGATATTCTCGAAACAGGTATCAAGGTTATCGATCTGGTCATGCCGATCGCCAAGGGCGGTAAAATCGGTCTGTTCGGTGGTGCGGGTGTGGGCAAGACCGTGACGCTGATGGAGCTGATTCGTAACATCGCGGTTGAGCATAGCGGCTTCTCCGTGTTCGCCGGCGTGGGTGAGCGTACTCGTGAAGGTAATGACTTCTACTACGAGATGGAAGAAGGCGGCGTGTTGGATAAAGTGGCGCTGGTTTACGGTCAGATGAATGAGCCACCCGGCAACCGTCTGCGTGTGGCGCTGACCGGTCTGACCATGGCCGAGCATTTCCGCGACGAAGGTCGCGAGGTGTTGTTGTTCGTGGATAACATCTACCGTTATACATTGGCCGGTACCGAGGTATCTGCACTGTTGGGTCGTATGCCATCTGCGGTGGGTTACCAGCCGACCCTGGCTGAGGAAATGGGCGCCTTGCAGGAACGCATTACCTCCACCAAGACCGGTTCCATCACCTCATTCCAGGCGGTGTACGTGCCTGCCGATGACTTGACCGATCCGTCTCCGGCCACCACCTTTGCTCACCTGGATGCAACGCTGGTGTTGTCACGTCAGATTGCCGAACTGGGTATCTATCCTGCGGTGGATCCGCTGGATTCCACCTCACGTCAGCTGGATCCTTTGGTTATCGGTGACGAACACTACGGTGTCGCCCGTGCCGTGCAGGGTACCTTGCAGCGGTATAAAGAACTAAAAGACATCATCGCCATCCTGGGTATGGATGAACTGTCCGAAGAAGACAAACTGTCCGTGAACCGTGCACGTAAACTGACACGCTTCTTCTCACAGCCCTTCTTCGTGGCCGAAGTATTCACCGGTGCGCCGGGTAAATACGTGTCACTGAAAGACACCATTTCCGGCTTTAAGTCTATTGTGAATGGCGAGTTCGATTCGCTGCCAGAACAGGCCTTCTACATGGTAGGCGGTATCGAAGAGGTCATCGAAAAAGCCAAGACCCTGTCGTAA
- a CDS encoding F0F1 ATP synthase subunit delta, with product MAEKSTIARPYAEAVFQLAHAAGQLKEWSGMLQTVAMIAADAGMQGIIGNTSVNKAQVAQLVIDVAGDVLTDAGANLVKLLTENRRLDVVAEIAEQFETLKAEAEKTVEAEIVSAQQVSAAQQAMIAEKLKARLGREVSLKCSVDESLMGGAIIKAGDMVIDGSVSGQLNKLSVELAG from the coding sequence ATGGCTGAGAAATCTACTATCGCCCGACCTTATGCCGAAGCGGTTTTCCAGCTGGCGCATGCAGCCGGCCAGCTGAAGGAATGGTCTGGCATGTTGCAAACCGTGGCGATGATTGCTGCGGATGCGGGCATGCAAGGCATTATCGGCAACACCAGTGTCAACAAGGCGCAAGTGGCGCAGTTGGTGATTGATGTGGCCGGCGATGTGCTGACTGACGCAGGCGCAAATCTGGTCAAGTTGCTGACCGAAAATCGCCGCCTGGATGTGGTCGCTGAAATTGCCGAGCAATTTGAAACGCTGAAGGCCGAGGCGGAAAAAACCGTCGAGGCCGAAATCGTATCCGCTCAGCAAGTCAGTGCGGCACAACAGGCGATGATCGCTGAAAAGCTTAAAGCACGTTTGGGACGTGAAGTGTCTCTCAAGTGCAGCGTTGATGAGTCCCTCATGGGGGGCGCGATTATCAAGGCGGGCGATATGGTGATTGATGGTTCGGTGAGTGGTCAATTAAACAAGCTTTCCGTGGAGCTGGCAGGCTAA